The stretch of DNA CGGCCTGCTGATGTGCGGTTTCGGCCTGACGCAATTGCTGGGTCAGACGCGCGGCATCCTGTTGCAGGGTGAGCAGGGCGCTCTGGCGTTGTTCGTCCTGGGTAATGCTCTGGTTCAGTTGCTCGTTTTGCCGCGCGAGCCAGCCATCGCGCTGGGCGGCGTCCTGATTGAATAACTGCGCGGACAGCGGATGGGCATCGAGGCTGGGTGCCAACGCTTGCTGTTGGGTCGCCAGTTGTTCTTGCTGTTGCAGCAGTTCTTTCTGCTGAGCAATGACGCCACCGACTTCGGCACGCAGCTCGATGAGCTTTTCCTTGAGCTGATCGACCACCTGCTGAGCATTGGCCTGCTCGCTTTCATCATGCCGACCGAGGCTTTGCAGCAGCGCTTCGGGCTGATGATACGGATGCTCGTTGCTACCACAGACCGGGCACGGCTGATCGTCCTGCAACTGCGCGCGCAATTCTTCGACACTGGCACTGCGCGCCAGCCGCTGGCGCTCAAGCAGCTCGCGGGTGACGTTGAGGGTTTGTTCGGCGATGGTCAGTTCGGCTTTGCTTTTCACCCCGTCCTGGGTCAGGCGCTCGCGTTCCTGCTGGGCGTTGAGTTGACGCTGTTGCAACTCGGCGTTGCGTTTGTCCAGATCCTGTTGCGTGGCCCACAGGCGCGACAGATCCTCGAACAGCCGCAGTTGTTTGCGGTTGTCCTGCAGCAGCGTGCCAAGGATACCGATCTGCTCGGCGACCGCATCCGGTTCGGCGCCAGCCTCTTTGAACAGCACCTCAAGCTGCTGTTTCTGCGTGGTCAGTTCTGAGGCACTGCGCGCGGCGTTCTCTTCGAGATTCGCCAGTTCCGCCTGACCCTTGTTCAGGCGATTGCCGATCAGCATCAACTGTTGCAGGCGATCGCGATAGGCATTCCACGCGTCACTCAACGGCGCCAGATGAGTGCTTTGCTCAAGCTCGGCGGCGATGCGTTGCAGGCGCTCGCCGACCTGGGTCTGTTTTTCCAGCAAGGCTTGGATTGCGTTCTGGCCCTCGGTACAAGCCTGCCGCGCATTGGCTTTGGCTTCAGCGCACGCGGCGACTTCTTTGGCCAGGCGGGCGAGGGTGCTTTGTTCTTCAAAGGCCTGACGCAACAGCGGCGCGTTTTCCGACTGGCGCTGCTGCGCTTCGCTCAGGGCGACTTTCGCCGCCTCGAGATTCTGCTCCAGTTGTGTCTGACGCTCGGTCAGCTCGCTGTGTTGCTGCGTGTGCGCAGCAATCTGTGCAGCCAACGGCGCCAACAACGCGTCGAGTTCGGTTTTACGCGCGAACTGATGCCGCTGCGGGCCGAGCTGTTCCAGTCGCGTCAGTTTCACCCGTTCGCCGGCCAGACTTTCCGATTGCTGCTGTGCACTGTGCAATTGCTCGGTGGCGGCTTGCTGCGCATCCTGCAACACCCGCAAATCCTTGAGCCAGCCGTGCTGTTGCTCAAGCTGTTTGAGCTGCGCCTGTTGCCGTTTCAGCTGTTGTTGCGCAGCGTTGAAGCGCTCGTCCAGTTCGGCTCGGGCTTCGGGCGCCAGTGGGGTGACGCCAGTCGCTTGATCCTGCAACAGCTTGTGCGCTTCGCGAGCCTCTTTGGTCTTGTCGAAGGCGCGGCGGCCGAGGCGGGTGTACAGCGCGGTGTCGGTGAGCTTTTCCAGTAGTTCGCTGCGGTCGTTGTCGTCCGCTTTCAGGAACGCACTGAACTCGCTCTGCGCCAGCAACACAGCGCGGGTGAACTGTTCGAAGTTCAGGCCGAGTGCGGCTTCCAGCTGAGTTTTGTATTCGCCTTTCTGACTGGCGAGCAGTTGATCCTGATCAATATCGCGCAGGCTCTGACGGCTGGCTTGCAGCTTGCCGCCAGCCTTCTCGCGGGCGCGGTTGGCTTCCCAGCGCGCCCGATAGCGCCGGCCATCGACACCGACAAAATCCACTTCGGCATAACCTTCGCCGGTACCGCGTCGCAGCAGAGTGCGCGGGTCGCCAGTGGCAATTTCGCCGTCGGCATCGGGGACTTTGGCGTCACGCCCGGTGTTGTTCAGGCGCGGCACAGCGCCAAACAACGCCAGACACAATGCATCGAGCAGGGTACTTTTACCGGCGCCGGTCGGACCGGTAATCGCAAACAAACCGGCGCTGGCCAACGGCTCAGCGGTGAAATCGATCTCGAACGGGCCGGCCAGCGAGGCGAGGTTCTTCAAGCGAATGGCGAGAATTTTCATGGCTGCTCGCCCTCCAGTTGCACGTCTTGCAAGAGTTCGCCGAAGTCCTTCAACGTCTGCTCATCGACCTCACTGCCGTAGTTGTCCAGCCATGCGCGGCTGAACAGTTCTTGCGGGGTGAGCTGGTCGAGTTCGATCAGTGCGGCGCCGTCTTCGACCCCGTCAGCACCACGATTACCGGCGTATTCAGCGGCGATACGCACCAGGCGCACGGCCTTGCCTTGCAGGGCGCTTTCGACTTGATGGCGCAGATCCGGCTGTGGCTCGTCGAGGGTTACGCGCACTTCCAGCCACGGTTGCCGCTGGGTTTCGGCGAGCAGGTCGATGTTCGGCAGGTCTGCCAGTTGCAGCAGGATCTCCGCCAGCGGCGCCGGGCCGATCCGTTGCAGGTTGACCGATCTCGGGACCAGTTTCGGCTCGACACTGACCAGGGTTTCGCCATCGAGCGTAACGTCGAGGATCTGGTGTTGATAGCCGATTTCCGAGAACGACAGCGGAATCGGCGAGCCGCTGTAGCGG from Pseudomonas sp. P8_229 encodes:
- a CDS encoding SbcC/MukB-like Walker B domain-containing protein, with the translated sequence MKILAIRLKNLASLAGPFEIDFTAEPLASAGLFAITGPTGAGKSTLLDALCLALFGAVPRLNNTGRDAKVPDADGEIATGDPRTLLRRGTGEGYAEVDFVGVDGRRYRARWEANRAREKAGGKLQASRQSLRDIDQDQLLASQKGEYKTQLEAALGLNFEQFTRAVLLAQSEFSAFLKADDNDRSELLEKLTDTALYTRLGRRAFDKTKEAREAHKLLQDQATGVTPLAPEARAELDERFNAAQQQLKRQQAQLKQLEQQHGWLKDLRVLQDAQQAATEQLHSAQQQSESLAGERVKLTRLEQLGPQRHQFARKTELDALLAPLAAQIAAHTQQHSELTERQTQLEQNLEAAKVALSEAQQRQSENAPLLRQAFEEQSTLARLAKEVAACAEAKANARQACTEGQNAIQALLEKQTQVGERLQRIAAELEQSTHLAPLSDAWNAYRDRLQQLMLIGNRLNKGQAELANLEENAARSASELTTQKQQLEVLFKEAGAEPDAVAEQIGILGTLLQDNRKQLRLFEDLSRLWATQQDLDKRNAELQQRQLNAQQERERLTQDGVKSKAELTIAEQTLNVTRELLERQRLARSASVEELRAQLQDDQPCPVCGSNEHPYHQPEALLQSLGRHDESEQANAQQVVDQLKEKLIELRAEVGGVIAQQKELLQQQEQLATQQQALAPSLDAHPLSAQLFNQDAAQRDGWLARQNEQLNQSITQDEQRQSALLTLQQDAARLTQQLRQAETAHQQAAQNLNNQQRELSSDRQRLDEELTAFGNVLPAETLEALRREPAATFMQLDRQIAERLAQLEQQKEELSEQQQRQQTLEKEQDRQQTRLQQAQTAEQQFNALAEQQQLCQQKLAQLLGDHSSAEHWQQQLEQAVEQARAAETGTAQDLQNVRTQIVQIAAELKAQQQRLQALDSEEKDLASKIADWRARHPELDDGGLEDLLRIDDGQVAELRQRLQHNEKAIEQAKVLLQERDQRLLDHQAQHNGNLDAEQLASALTDVQNQFTVSEQQCAELRAEQVEDQRRQNANQALAQQIAEAYAEYQRWARLSALIGSATGDTFRKIAQAYNLDLLVHHANVQLRQLVKRYRLKRGGSMLGLLVMDTEMGDELRSVHSLSGGETFLVSLALALGLASMASSTLKIESLFIDEGFGSLDPESLQLAMDALDGLQAQGRKVAVISHVQEMHERIPVQIQVQRQGNGLSTLEVK